The Castor canadensis chromosome 8, mCasCan1.hap1v2, whole genome shotgun sequence genome contains a region encoding:
- the LOC141425944 gene encoding olfactory receptor 6C74-like, whose translation MRNHTRVTVFILVGLTDDSQVKGVLFIFLLLTYLLSITGNLIIITLTLVDSHLKTPMYFFLRNFSFLEISYTTSCIPKLLVVMATGDHTISCNNCITQVFFAFLLGASEFYLLAAMSYDHCVAICKPLHYTTIMRLCTQLVLSSWLAGFFVIFPPLVIGLNIDFCASNVVDHFHCVTTPLLQISCSDTQLLETMGFASALVTLLVTLLVTLMLVMMSYTFITVTIFKIPSTSQRKKAFSTCSSHMIVLFLSYGSCIYMYVKPSVKQRISFSKGISVLNTSVAPLLNPFIYTLQNEQVKKAFINTIYRIDSFSKKLIEYSILLYKGSK comes from the coding sequence ATGAGAAACCACACAAGAGTGACAGTGTTCATCTTGGTGGGTTTGACTGATGACTCACAAGTGAAAGGTGTGCTCTTTATCTTCCTGCTTCTCACCTACTTGCTAAGCATCACTGGCAATCTGATCATCATCACACTCACCCTGGTGGATTCCCACCTTAAgacccccatgtactttttcctcaggaatttttccttcttagaaattTCCTACACTACTTCATGCATTCCTAAATTGCTAGTTGTTATGGCAACTGGAGACCATACTATTTCCTGTAATAATTGTATCACTCAAGTGTTTTTTGCCTTCCTACTTGGAGCATCAGAATTTTACTTACTGGCAGCAATGTCCTATGACCACTgtgtggccatctgcaagccccTGCATTACACAACCATCATGAGACTCTGCACACAGCTCGTTCTCAGCTCTTGGCTTGCTGGCTTTTTTGTCATCTTTCCACCACTGGTAATAGGACTAAATATTGATTTCTGTGCCTCCAATGTTGTTGATCATTTTCACTGTGTCACTACTCCCCTCCTGCAGATTTCCTGCTCAGACACACAGCTCCTGGAGACAATGGGATTTGCCTCAGCTTTGGTGACACTGTTGGTGACACTATTGGTCACACTGATGTTGGTGATGATGTCCTACACTTTTATTACTgtgacaatttttaaaatcccTTCAACTAGTCAGAGGAAAAAGGCTTTTTCCACATGTTCTTCTCATATGATTGTGCTATTCCTGTCATATGGCAGCTGCATCTACATGTATGTTAAACCATCAGTCAAacaaaggatttctttttccaaGGGAATTTCAGTGCTGAACACTTCAGTTGCTCCACTTTTGAATCCTTTTATCTATACCTTACAGAATGAGCAAGTGAAGAAAGCCTTCATTAATACAATATACAGGATTGACtcattctcaaaaaaattaattgaatattctattttattgtatAAAGGAAGTAAATAA